A genomic segment from Amphiura filiformis chromosome 10, Afil_fr2py, whole genome shotgun sequence encodes:
- the LOC140161967 gene encoding tyrosine kinase receptor Cad96Ca-like, which produces MPPQRPVEASVITRDQLRFVKELGGGQYGVVWLAETMMITGTGIVTQVAVKTTKDGAPTSDKEDLLRELNLMKKFKPHPNVVQFIGSCVERDSLYIILEYMARGTLRQVLMNSRQLYDYEKTREQDMQSSLSQTQLMIFAKQVANGMDFITSKCVHRDLAARNVLVSEDLICKVSDFGLAREEEEYHKKSDMKLPLRWMSIESWADGIHTKESDVWSFGILLWEIVTLGARPYPGMGTRVVTREVKQGFRMPKPTHCFPEVYDIMSACWSSNPHNRPSFEEIIQTLDRIIDMKSDYLLLDEIDEDVYDDTGVIDDDEKV; this is translated from the exons ATGCCACCTCAAAGACCCGTGGAGGCTTCTGTTATCACACGTGATCAACTTCGATTTGTGAAGGAATTAGGGGGCGGTCAATATGGTGTCGTGTGGTTAGCAGAGACAATGATGATCACAGGAACAGGCATTGTAACTCAAGTAGCCGTTAAAACTACTAAAG ATGGTGCACCAACATCTGACAAGGAAGACCTCCTGAGAGAGCTGAATCTTATGAAAAAATTTAAACCGCATCCAAATGTGGTGCAGTTTATAGGGAGCTGTGTGGAGAGAG ATTCGCTTTACATAATTCTAGAATATATGGCAAGAGGGACACTGCGCCAAGTTCTTATGAATAGTCGTCAATTATATGATTATGAAAAGACCAGGGAACAAGACATGCAATCCAGTTTGTCTCAGACTCAGCTGATGATATTTGCAAAGCAAGTTGCAAATGGAATGGATTTCATTACGTCCAAG TGTGTGCATCGCGACTTAGCTGCCAGGAATGTTCTCGTTAGTGAAGATCTTATCTGTAAAGTGTCCGATTTTGGTTTAGCccgagaagaagaagaatatcaTAAAAAGTCAGAT ATGAAGCTTCCATTACGTTGGATGTCCATTGAGTCATGGGCTGATGGGATACACACAAAAGAAAGTGACGTTTGGTCTTTTGGAATTCTTCTCTGGGAGATTGTTACTCTCG GTGCAAGGCCTTACCCCGGAATGGGCACCAGGGTTGTCACCCGTGAAGTTAAGCAGGGATTTCGGATGCCAAAGCCAACTCACTGCTTCCCAGAGGT TTATGACATCATGAGTGCTTGCTGGTCTTCCAATCCTCACAATAGACCATCATTTGAAGAGATTATCCAGACCCTCGATAGAATCATAGATATGAAATCA GACTACCTGTTACTTGACGAGATCGACGAAGACGTTTATGACGACACTGGTGTGATTGACGACGATGAAAAAGTTTAG